One Tamandua tetradactyla isolate mTamTet1 chromosome 20, mTamTet1.pri, whole genome shotgun sequence DNA segment encodes these proteins:
- the LOC143664666 gene encoding LOW QUALITY PROTEIN: putative butyrophilin-like protein 10 (The sequence of the model RefSeq protein was modified relative to this genomic sequence to represent the inferred CDS: substituted 2 bases at 2 genomic stop codons), whose amino-acid sequence MPWTVMAKTHFQDNFLPCCFVILIVLQPLPSIICANGKADFYVIGPKEPLLVVMGNYTELPCHLNPIISVEDMELRWYRDRPSPAVYVYEKGKDAHKEQMEEYQGRIAFVGEDVAKGKAAVRIYNVTSFDNGTYHCRFKDGKVSSKATLWLKVAGLGETPRIRMRGHSDSTVQAECSSAGWYPEPQVEWTDFKGNTIPSETNVIASATSGLFAVASNMTVSDKTVEGLCCSVSNPLLPERKVAKIYLPESFSRRSPSTVWRIVLPLILVVLGLVIAGAICVFWKRQQEKSRRLLEEERGHRSTWDQASHGWRTPSPIYKVSPSLDPDTANSKLLLSEDRKSVSRLFFGQDLPDTLERFDQDPCVLGWEQFISGRFYWEVEVGNRQAWNLGVCLKNLDRKGRIPKSPKHGVWAVEFYKKKYWALTYPRKLLHPSEPLWLVRILLDCDARNITFYNMTDGSHIYSFSGISFSSPLQPFFCLWTHDYHPLTICXVCRKIXEMTSPLNGSELSMGLSGTPIVERAASLSRDRDLLQARIMLFSPSSSLPL is encoded by the exons ATGCCCTGGACTGTGATGGCAAAGACACATTTTCAAGATAACTTTCTGCCTTGCTGCTTCGTCATCCTTATCGTCCTGCAGCCACTACCCAGCATCATATGTGCAAATG GAAAAGCCGATTTTTACGTCATTGGACCTAAAGAACCCCTTCTGGTCGTAATGGGGAACTATACAGAGTTACCATGTCACCTGAATCCCATTATCAGCGTCGAGGACATGGAGCTGAGATGGTACAGGGACCGCCCCTCTCCTGCCGTGTATGTGTATGAGAAGGGGAAAGATGCGCATAAAGAGCAGATGGAAGAGTATCAGGGGAGAATAGCTTTTGTGGGCGAGGATGTTGCCAAGGGCAAAGCTGCAGTGAGGATATACAATGTCACAAGTTTTGATAATGGAACATATCACTGCCGTTTCAAAGATGGCAAAGTTTCTTCGAAAGCCACACTGTGGTTGAAGGTAGCAG GACTGGGAGAAACACCCAGAATCAGAATGAGGGGTCACAGCGACAGCACTGTCCAGGCAGAGTGCTCCTCAGCTGGCTGGTACCCTGAGCCCCAGGTGGAATGGACAGACTTCAAGGGAAATACGATACCTTCTGAGACCAATGTCATAGCATCAGCTACCAGTGGGCTCTTTGCTGTGGCATCCAACATGACTGTCAGTGACAAAACTGTGGAGGGCCTCTGTTGCTCTGTTTCCAACCCCCTCCTCCCTGAGAGGAAGGTGGCTAAGATTTACCTACCAG AATCCTTCTCCAGGAGGTCACCATCCACGGTGTGGAGAATAGTCCTACCTCTAATCCTCGTTGTACTTGGACTTGTAATAGCTGGAGCCATCTGTGTCTTCTGGAAACGTCAACAGGAAAAAAGTAGACGACTgctggaagaagagagagggcacAGGAGCACCTGGGACCAGGCATCTCATG GTTGGAGGACGCCTAGCCCAATTTATAAAG TGAGCCCATCTCTGGATCCAGACACTGCTAATTCCAAACTCCTCCTGTCTGAGGACCGGAAAAGCGTGAGCCGGCTGTTCTTTGGACAGGATTTGCCTGACACCCTTGAGAGATTTGACCAGGACCCCTGCGTTCTAGGCTGGGAGCAATTCATCTCTGGGAGGTTTTACTGGGAAGTAGAGGTAGGAAACAGGCAGGCCTGGAATCTAGGTGTTTGTCTCAAAAATTTAGATCGGAAGGGAAGAATTCCCAAGTCACCAAAGCATGGTGTCTGGGCTGTAGAGTTTTACAAGAAGAAATATTGGGCTCTCACCTATCCTAGGAAACTCCTGCATCCTTCTGAGCCCCTGTGGCTGGTGCGTATTTTGCTGGACTGTGATGCCAGAAATATCACCTTTTATAATATGACTGATGGATCCCACATCTACTCATTCTCTGGAATCTCCTTCTCAAGCCCTTTGCAGCCATTCTTCTGTCTCTGGACTCATGACTACCATCCTCTGACTATCTGTTGAGTGTGTAGAAAAATATAGGAAATGACCAGCCCCCTGAATGGCTCTGAACTTTCCATGGGGCTCTCAGGGACTCCCATTGTGGAAAGGGCAGCATCACTGTCACGGGACAGGGACCTTCTTCAGGCAAGGATCATGCTCTTCTCACCCTCCTCCAGCCTACCTCTCTGA